The Arachis duranensis cultivar V14167 chromosome 9, aradu.V14167.gnm2.J7QH, whole genome shotgun sequence genomic sequence ATGGATTTTCACTTGGACACAACTTCCAAAAGGATTGCCAAttccaacttcacctccaactacAGCCAACCCTGAAACTAACCACCAACTGAAAAAATCAAAcccaaatcaattaaaaagaCCAACTGAAAATGTCATAACAAAATTTGAAaccgaaattttataaataataaataaatattcaacTATGGGATTTGGCGTGTGCATGTCACAGCCATATTTGACTTTAACTAATACATTTCTGTTTTCAATAATAtcattaaatgaaaattaagagagagaagaaaaaaagcacgttcttcttcttccttcctttctcttttggTGTATAGTTGATAGCAAAAGCATCCACCTTTCACCTAACCCACGTTTCCATTCCTTGATTCCTTTCTTCgctgtttttctctctctctagcTTCTCGCTCTGCTTGGCGTGTGCCTCTTGCAAGTTCTGAAAGGTACACATTTACTCATCTacactttttattttcatttgccTTATTGGAACCCCTGAAAGATATCAtatgcaatttttttaatttaaaaattttgatttttctgtatttttatgCTGTTGGTGGTTGTTCATTCTCTGGGTCTAAGGCGTGGATTGAATTTGGCATATTTTCGTTTGGGTTGGTTCGCCCTTTTTACTCGTGCAACGAATTAGTTTTGATTTTGGTTCAAGGTTTTGATTTTAACCGTTATTGTTGAAAAAGTTACgattttttcaattgttttgaGTTTAATAGGGAAAATTTGGAGATTGGGTTTGTGTTATTTGAAATGGGCTGTGGTGTTGGGGTTGAATCCAGAAGTTTCATTGGAATTGTCCCTTGAGTTGACTTCTGTGGATGCAGAAGATCTGAGATAACTGAATCTGTTTTGTGGTGATAAAATTTGGAAATGCTCAACTTGATTTAAATATCTAGTCACTCAATGATGTTTATCTCtacaattgaatttttatttagtttgcaAATGTTTTCTCTTTAAAACTCTGGTAATTTAGTTTTGCTTCCCGATATCATATGGAATCAGTATTAACTATTCAACTATTAGGTTTCAAATCATGATCTGGACTTGCTTGAGTTGTGGTTTGTGTGCCTATCTTTTTGGTTTTGGCCTCTATGTGATTTGAGAGATTTAGTCTCTGATTTCTTCAACCATGTAGTGTTAACTTGTTAATTTCACATTGAATAACTGAATCTTCAACAGTAATATCTATTGCTGATAATTCATGACGTATTTCTTCTTATTTATGCCTTTTGTGCTTTTGCAGCCTAAATTCGAAGCAAAACAATGGATTTCTCTTCAAGAGACATAAATGAGGACTCTATTCTTAGGTGCCCATTCTTGAGGAACATCAATGAACCTACTAACTTctcattttcttctcctttggctTTCTCCATGCCTGTAAGTTTTCCCTTTGAGACGTCGTGATTCTCATTGTATCTTTCACAAGCTTTCATACACGGGTGTTGCTGCCTTCTTGCATACTTATTAAGATTGGGAGTGATGTCTATTATGTCTTGTTATTACTTCTTGGATTTATCTACCGTTCAGGCCATAAACATGTGTATTGTAAGCTTAAGCTTCTGTGTCACGAAACAGACTAtgcaatttttctttcttttaatccctatttctcttttcttccatATAATATCATAGGAAATCATCTGCCATAAACATGTGTATTGTAAGCTTAAGCTTCTGTGTCACGAAACAGACTGTgcgatttttctttcttttaatccctatttctcttttcttccatATAATATCATAGGAAATCATCTGTTGTTTGTGGAGCTGTAACTTATTGCTGTAATCACACCATTTACCTGTTACTGTTCTGTCATTATGTTTGATAGTAATCAGCGAAGTTACTTAACATTTTGTTCATACATAGGTGCGTGAAGCTAAAGGTCCAATTTTTGAAGATGGTCCCAATTTTGATTTGGCGTTTAGGCTTTTCCATGGAAGTGATGGTGTTGTCCCCCTATCTGAGAGATCTTTTCGGCGTACAGAGAAAGTGAAGCCTGAGGCTCCCTCATCCCAATTCAATCCTTTGGCTGCAAAGGCTGCTACCATTAGTCTGTCATCATTTGGATTTGGTGGGGCTTTTGGTTTTGATGCATTTTCTGAGAAATGGAACAACCagaaaagaaaatccaaatcaTCAAAAAATGAGCCTTCTTCACAGGTATATGGCGTATCCAACTTGCTGTTCTAGCCTCTTATAAATCATTGGAATTACTTTTGCAATGTTCGTAATCTGTGTTTTCGTGAATCAGGATGGTTCACACCATGAGGCAACAGGCAATGATTGGCTGCAAAATGGTAATTGTCCAATTGCAAAGTCATACCGAGCAGTTAGTAACGTCCTCCCACTTGTCGCAAAGGTTGTACAACTTCCTCCAGGGATGAAATACAAGTGCCCGCCAGCAGTAGTTGCTGCTCGGGCAGCTCTAGCGCGCACCGCATTTGCAAAGAACCTTCGCCCTCAGTCCCTACCCACAAAAGTTCTTGCAATTGGGATGCTAGGAATGGCTGCTAATGTTCCCTTGGGTGTATGGAGAGAGCATACAAAGAAATTTTCACCCTCATGGTTTGCAGCCGTCCATGCAGCTGTTCCATTCATAGCGATGCTAAGGAAGTCTGTCCTGATGCCCAAATCGGCTATGGCGTTTACTATTGCAGCATCTGTGTTGGGCCAAGTGATTGGATCAAGGGCAGAGAGGTACAGGTTGAAGGCAATCGCTGCAAGAAAACTATCTATACCAGATACCTCTGATGTCGCATCTACTTCTGCCTCAGCTTCAGCTTCGGCTTTGGCTTCGGCTTCGGCTTCGGCTTCGGACAAGTTACAGATTGTTAAAACAAAAGAGAGGCACTGTGGTGAAACAATGGATTGGAATGCAGTGTCTCTTCAGCTTGCTGGACCATCATCAACtgatgtattttgttgatgATTAATTTGTTATCTGAGTTCTGCCTTGCAGTTCTCTTTGTTATCTGAGTGTGTATTTTTTGTTACCCTTCATTCTGTGCTTCCATCTTGACTATGAATGCCATAGTTGgcagataagaaaaataaaagtattgacATGTTTTGTCATTTATAGTGTCTCTATTTGCTTTTGTGCCCAATTTTGGAGCATTCCAAGGCATAAATATTAAACATAATGCAACTACAGAACTTACTGTGTACTTGGATTTGTATGCATTTTCCATTGATTCATTGTCAATGCTCATATACAATTGTGAGTTGGCAAGATGGATATCCTCCGAATGTGAAAGTTTGCAATCTTGTTTGTTAGTACTCACTATTTTATTTAGTAATGATGGTAACACTATTTGTCATAATGCACATTTTTATGACAAACTTGTTCCCAAATCAATTTGACTGCTTAAGAAAAGTTGTGACAAACTTTCATGGCAAGAAAATTTGATGAATCATTTCGCATACTTGATATAACATCATTCCTTGGAGTGACGCAATTTTGCAGCTGAGTGAGGCGTGAAGCACATGCAAACTTTGACTATTCTACCATAGTTGTTGGGGATTATTCAATGCTTGTTGGAAAATGAACTCAGAAAGTTCCTTGTTTTCAattgtataaaaataattaatgtgGTTGGAATGagagatttttatatatttaattaattattttgttaacagtaatttttttgcataataaaataactttaaaaacTATTCCACTTTAAAAATGAAGGTCAACTTTATAGATAAATTATGTAACTTGctacaaaattaattaaccCTAAAAACATATTAATTTTCACgggttaaaaaaatttattcagctatttatataaaatataaaatataaattataactaaATTAAAGAATGCTCGTATATATACAGAAATACATAGTGTGCGCACATAGTATTTTGATTGTCCAACAATTTTTTGTAAAGAATTGTATAACTtgacaaatatatatattttaaaaatatttaccaaGTTATTATGTTTGGTGAAGaaccctaattttttttcaaaactaaatttGGTACGTATTGTATTGAACCGTACGTGCAACTGTCATTGGAATCCTGTCGGAAATCTATGATATTTCTTTAGAACTTTCAACATGAAGCGCTTCGAGAATACCGATCTTCAAACGCGAGAAAGATCGCACATTTGGTGAAAgacttagggtttagggttgacATCGAACTTTTAACCATTTTGTCTAAGAAATTTCTGAAAGAGATGAAGAGAGTAACAAAAGGGTGAGTAACTTAGAGAAACTAAAAAGAGTGGTTTATATAGgccttaaaaatttaaaactcgGTTCCAGCTAATACGATTTTGTGTCAATAACCCTAATTCTTCATAAAGGgtaaatttttgaaaagcaCGTCCATCAATGGCGGCGAACCCTTCACCGCCGCGCCAATTCGGATGTCCCTGGCCCGAATTCAACGACGGCCTCATTTACCACGACGTCGTTCCACCCCCCGATGACGGtcaacctctctctctctctctccaaaaaGTTTGACTTTTATTTGCACATTTTCAAATTAAGCGTATAATCATTGCTTATGAGCTATTATTGCATCTGAATGCGATGATATATATGTGTTGCAAATTCAGGGTTGACACTGATACAGTTCTACTCCAGCAAGTACAAGAGTTCAGCTCCATTACAAGGGTAAGCAATGCCTTGACCTAACCCCAATTCCCTTCTCATAAAAAAGATgacatttttaaatttgaaacacTAAACAAGGCAACTaagacaatttttattattattttacttgGAGCTATAGTTTGCTTCCTTTGAGACCTATAGAAAGGTTGACATGGGAAAGGATCATCCATGATTTAGCCAAATATCAGTAACTAAAATGTTATCTAAAACTGAGGAAATTGGAGTGCATTGAGCTGATAGGTGTTATAGTTGTGAAACAAATTAGACCTGACCAATTATATAAGGCCATTGAACTCAGCTCTGGTTTAGGAATAGTCTTCCATGGTTTGTTTAGCACAGTTTATTTATTGGATTGCTGAGGTACTGGAGGGCCATTTGCCTGAGCTTTCTTTGTTATTACAAAGAATGTTGGCCATCCTCTCTTGTAGTCTTGTGTTTTTCCtctcaataaaaattatatacttcTTTCTTATCTTAAAGAAACATTTTGGTTTCAATGGTTATTTTGAAACAAGTGTGTTGCTTGATCCCGAACATGTACTGATCTGTTTAGCAGTTGGTTGCAGCGTATAAAAAACAAGCAGGTTTGACCATGAAGAAATCTGAAATACTTGACTGCATGGAATGAATCATCTGAATGGCCCATATTCATATTAATCAATATATGTCATCTACAGATAACAGTTGATGGGAGTGTTGTTACAGATCCCGATGCAGTCCTAAGGTTCCTTGCTAGATCTTTGTCTCCTTTCTATTTCTATTGCATAGTTTTATTCcataatattttacttttcaactTCTTCACGTTTAGAGTTGGCTCTAAGCTAGTGTATCATAGACttccatggaaggaacctgatGCACCATACATTCTTGAAGTCTTGTATGAAGATGATGACATGGTAACTGTTACTTCATGCACATCATGTATATCTCTGGTTGCTTTCTCTCCTATAACAGTTTTCTTTTGATCATTTACATCAAgttgaaaatatgaaattattttCATTGCTAATTGTGCTTCAGATTTTAGAATGTTAATTATAAGGAACAAGTGACATTATACTTGTGTGCTAGTTTAGGCTAATTCATGAACAAGTTTTGCTTCTGCATACCAAAACATACTTTTACAGTTAGTCAGAATGGCTTCAATATTTGTTTTCTTAAGGGTGTTGATTACAAATTCAGATTGCTCTAAATAAGCCTTCTGGTTTGCAAGTTCTGCCTGGGGGTCTTTTCCAGCAAAGGACAGTTTTAACGCAGCTTAAATGGGAAGCCAATAAGCAGAGTACTGTTAAAGCACACCAAAGGCTTCATTCTGTTCCAGTACATCGCCTAGGGAGGGGAACTTCAGGTTAGACTAAATATTTCTGTTGAAATGTCAAAGTACTTTCTTGTATCTGTTACTTTCCTTTGAAAAATGTTATACTTGAACTGATGTAAGTCCTAGGAACTCCATGAAAAATTGCAAATAAGTAACTTCATTATCAGCTTTGTAAAGCTTAAGGCTCTTTACTAAAGTGGTAGTGATATCAACATGCTACCAATAGATGTTATATAAGAATGAGTTGATCCTTCTTTAATTTTCCTCTAATGTTATAAACAGCTCTCGCATAGCACATTCTCATGCTTTTGTGATTGATTGATTGTGTCATAGGATTATTATTATGTGCAAAGACAAAACTGGCCAAAGCTCGTCTTGCATCTTATTTTGCTGATGGAACTTCTCAGATTGGAGGAAAAAGGTTAAGgaaaaacctttttttttggttaaatcCTTTAAATTTAGTTAAGGTAGTGGATTGTTTATCTTAAGTAGAATAGACGCACACAAAAGTAGTTTAAGCATACTTTTAAACTTGAAAGTTATAATTTCTTGCTTAGTTAACATATTGAACTAATTGTATTTCGTTATTTACATAAGCAGAGATACAAACAAGGAGCATGGGAAGATTGCAAAGATATACCGTGCACTTGTGAGTGGGATAGTTGATAATGATAAGGTAATATTCTGACGTACTTTTTTTCTTACAGACATTTGTTTATAAGTGGTTTTCGGTTGCTTCCCCTCTCCGGAttgggaaaaaaaattatagaataaaaGATGAAAGATTAATAAAGAATAGATATTTTGTGGATTCTACTCTTAAAAGCTGTTGTTATTTACAGGTGATTATTAATCAACCAATTGGAATAGTGAAATATCCTGGTGTTGCTACAGGGTTGTATGTTGCTTCTGAATCAGGTTTGTTTTGATCTTTGACCATTATgtgttcttttccttttctgtttcaATATGAGTGAATCTCAAAAGGAAAGATATGCTTCTTTTGTTCTCTTCTATTTGTCATCTAAGCATTGACTTTTTGATTTCCTATCATCGATGTTTGTTTCATTTTCTTCATAAAACTGCCCATCTGTTACTTTTGAAATCCCCTCTCAAGCATAATTGTTTTTGTTGAGCCAGGAAAACCAGCCCTCAGTATAGTGAATGTTCTTGAGAGAGGCGTACAAGGAAACAACACATTGGTCCAGGTAgatgaatttgatgtttatGACCCTTTGTTCCTGTAAAAACATGACATGCAatagaatacaagaaaataattaagtaattatatTATCTACTACCACCAATTATTGTTAGAGATGCAAACTGAATGTCATTGGTGACAGGATGGCAATCAGATAGAATGTAAAAATTCAGATCATTCAGCGTTCCTTTTACACTCTTCAGAGTGTTGTTGCCTAACTCTGAGTGGTTACTGTATTTAAATCCTTTGGAGAAATGACTTAAAATTTTCCAGGAGCAACACAATGATATGAAACAATTTGGTGTATCATGACAGGGAAGGTCTTATAACTTccacttatagtcttataacgGGATTATTTAACAGGTTCAGATTGAGTCTGGACGGCCACATCAAATACGCATTCATCTTTCTTTCATAGGGCATCCTCTGTTAGGTAATTTTTAAGACCCAAGTCATTTATCGTGCTTCATAAGTGTGATTTGTTTTAAGGACATAGCAGTAAGTGAAGATTGAAAATGGTTATTTTAGAAGTTTATATGTGGTGACTTTTTCACATGTGCCTTCAAACTTcattaatgaatattaaagtTGTAAAATAAGCTTTACACTTTAAAGTTTAAATCCTTGGCGTCGAAAGTAAAGTCAAATAGATAATGTAGTGAATATTTATTAGCGGTTTGATTAATGGGTTTTTACGTTTGTGAAGTTGGTATTCTATCTTGTTTATAATATGGATATGATTATGATCATCCTAGCTGTATTGCCTGCTTACTTTTCACTTAATTGAAATTGAACTTTTATCATACAAACCTGTTGCTTTAGAACATGAACATGAGTTGCACCTATACTACAAATTTGCATATTCTCATTTCTAGGCATATACGTAGACTGCAAATTTCTAGCATCTTTTAACATCTTGAATCTAATATGATAAATAAAGCTATATCTTTTGAAGGCATGCACATATTCATATTCCCATGTCCATTTATCTTTGCCCCTGATTTTATTTGCAGGTGATCCTCTTTATGCAGTTGGTGGGCAACCTAAATGCTTAGATTGTGATGTCATCGATGAGAGATTTGCTGCTGATGGGTAACTGCTGTATCTATATTTGTTATGGATATTCTCATTCATTTAACACCCTATCTTAACTAACCATAGATTGATCCAAGTTGAATGTTGCTACTTGGTCTGCATAGGGGATATGAGAGGCCTACCAAACCAGTTCCTGGAGATTGTGGCTATTATTTGCATGCACATCAATTGATTATCTCTCACCCAGTAACTAATGAGGTAAAGCAAAGTTTAGTATCAAATATCAATCGGTATGAGTTTGATGGTAATAAAAAGCAAGCATCCTAATGACTTGACATTTAGAAATGAGAAATCGGGTTCAATTTCTTAGGTTATTGATTGAGAGCAGAGAGCTAACTCCTTCTCTATCTGATTATAGTTCATGTGTGAGTTTTAATTTCTATGCATTGTTATCTGTAAAATTTAAGAAAGCCTATTTTTCCATGCTGTGCAAGTTTTTTACTTATATAGCTAGATTTATATTTCTGaccaattttcaaatttaaaacttGCATGTTATATGTATTTGCAGGTTATTGAAATCATTGCAccccttccttcaatcctcCAGACAAAGAGTTAGGTCAAGCGAACCGACGTTATGCAATAGACAACCGCTTATGGGGGGTGTTTTTTCCATGCACAATTTTCAGGAATGTAAAAATATGTTCTTTAGGCTCTGAAGAAATGCATAGATACGACACCTCAACATGGAGGATAGAGATTTATTTAcctcaaaaatcaaaattgagTGGAAGGAAGATCTTGTCACTAGTgagaagtgaattttagctagaGTTACAGTATGCAAATATTATTCTCAGCAACACCAGTAGGAAAGTCTACTGTAATCTACACAATTTTCCCTAGCTCCATCAACCAAGCATAATGTTAGTCATATTATGCCTATTTGTGATAAATTTGCTCATGTTACCAAGAGAGTTGCTGATTAGAATTCTAGAAAGGAAGGcttttgtttgatgatgattcaaaatgatttttatgttaaaaatatttttagatttgaCATATTGAACCAAATTGTTGTTTATCCACAACATATGGTCTCCCACCAAATGTTTGGATCGTATTTTCTCGACACTggaatattttctaaaattagctGTAGATTGCAGAACTGATAGCGCAACTCTACTCAAACACCAAAAGTCCACAGAATCAGGAAAAAGGGGGACAATATTTACATGGCAGGGATGGAAGCAAGACACATTACAAGGCAATGTGCAGGTGGAAAATCATAAACGCAAATCTCATGTCAACTCGCGCTGAAAAAGCTTAAGGGGCCAACGAATTTCTCAGACAAAACAAAACCTTCGATCTCTATTTCTATTTCCTCAGAAAAGAGGCCTAATGAAAGTTACAAAGTACCATCTATCATCTATAATAAATTAGTACATCCCACCAAACCTAACGAGGCTTCATCCAGTGAGGCAAGTGATGGGAATGAGCAGGGATGGCAAATGGCAATCGCCCCTCCTAACTTCCTTGGATTATTTCTGTATTTTCATCAAATACAACAAATACAAAGCTGCTACATAAAAAGCACCTAAatattttaccaaaaaaaagaCGGGCTTCAGAACCATTAAACCGCCCCTACACTGTATTGATTgagcaaattaaaaaaaaaattaaggagGAAGAAAAAAACTATTATACAGGAAGCGGCAAAAAGAAACAGTTGCCGCTGACATCATCTACTACCTCCCTAAGTCCCCTTTCCCTCCAGCCCAAGATTCATCTTCTCTGCTGCTGATATTATTCCCAGCTTGACCACCATACTTGTCAGAATTAGAGTAATGCATTTTTATGGCTGCCACAGGATCCGTGACACCGCTGCATGATCCAACCACAATCCCCGTTCCTCCAACACCACCACTATTCATTCCCACCACTCCTCTGCCTTGCTGCTGCTGGTGCAAACTTGAGATTGCTTCAAACCCATTTCTCCGTGGCATCTCAGAGAACACGTCTTGGCAGTGCTTTACATCAACCACAGAACCATCCCTACTTCTAAGCATCTGATAATCAATCACAGCATTACTGCCATTCATGTCCCTAGCTGTAAAAGCAGGAGCCCCACTCAGGTGCCTTTCATTATTCTTACCAAATGCATGGAACGACTGCTGCTCCAATTTGGCTGAAGAAGACGGATAATTACTGAAGGCAGCTGGATACTTTGCTAGCAGGATGGCAGAATCAGGCAATGATGTGAGACCAGTCTGTATTCGGTTCCCATCCCAGTAACCATAGCTCCGCAAGGGGACATTTTCAAGGCCAAGATACTCACTGCAGTCGTCTCGTTCAAACTTCAACATCTTGAAATTTCCATCAGCATATTTCAAACTTGAAAGCTTGCTGCTAGATTTGGGATGATGGATGCCATTTTCTTCACATGACTTGGTGGTCAAATTAGGTTTCTGTGTGGATGAAGGATTGGTTAATATCTTCCCAAATAATTTCACATCACCATTTCTGGATGTTTTTTCCGAATCTGACGAATAGCTTAACCTTGCTTTGAAATGATCATCTTGTTCATCTTTTCGGGATAGAAGGGGCAACTCATTTGCTGAACTGCTGCATTTTATATCTCCATTCACTTCTTTCTTAATGGCCATTTGCAAAGGATAACCATGGAGGATGCTGTCGGCACGATCCACGCGATTCCCAGGCACAGGAAGCTGATGGTCACCATTGCTGATGGGATTATGACACTGCAAATTTCTCCCACCTGGAGTCTCAGTAGTACAGGACAGTTGATCCTGAGTAGCTGTTTTCTCACATTGAACAACGGCTGAAACAGAAGCATTTTGTGACAATGAATTTGCAGTTGCATGAAGATCCTCAACATATAATGCAGAGACAGGCTTTCCAAGGGACATATGCTTACTTTCAGTATCAAAACTCAATCCTGAACAAGAATTGCCCACAGATGAGACTGAAGCATTTACTGTAGTAGTACATGAATCCTGAACCGAGCTTTTCAGTTCAATTCCAACAGCTGTAACAGCCACCAGTTTATCCCCTCTATCATCAAGACATTGAGTTGAAGGAACACTTTGACTCTCCAATCCACTTCCAAGAACCCCAGAAGAAACTTCAGTAACTACATTATCCTGACCAGCCAAACTCCTCTCACATGGTTCAGTTGTGTCGAGGGCAGAAATAGACACCAAGTCTGCACCCCCGAATTTAATGGCTTTGTCTTTTCCAACTGTTGTGCTTTCTGTCATAACTATAGGAGCCTGCCCATTGACTGAACCAGACTTAACAGAATTGTACAAGACAACCCCATCGCTAACCAAGTTTGCATCTTCATGATCGACTACTGTATCATCTTCCTCTTTAGGCTCATTTAATTCAGCTGCCAGGTTCCTAGCTTCCACAGGATCTGATTCATCATGGTAGGTGTTTATGACAGATGAAGGCAGGTCCTCATCTGTCTTAGTGCCAGACTTGTCAGTGCCAACCACTGAACCTGTCTCTACAACACAAGCATCATCTGTGTCACTACCCCCACCATTTGCACCATCATTTGCTGGTGATCCAACATTTTCAGGCAT encodes the following:
- the LOC107467932 gene encoding uncharacterized protein LOC107467932, giving the protein MDFSSRDINEDSILRCPFLRNINEPTNFSFSSPLAFSMPVREAKGPIFEDGPNFDLAFRLFHGSDGVVPLSERSFRRTEKVKPEAPSSQFNPLAAKAATISLSSFGFGGAFGFDAFSEKWNNQKRKSKSSKNEPSSQDGSHHEATGNDWLQNGNCPIAKSYRAVSNVLPLVAKVVQLPPGMKYKCPPAVVAARAALARTAFAKNLRPQSLPTKVLAIGMLGMAANVPLGVWREHTKKFSPSWFAAVHAAVPFIAMLRKSVLMPKSAMAFTIAASVLGQVIGSRAERYRLKAIAARKLSIPDTSDVASTSASASASALASASASASDKLQIVKTKERHCGETMDWNAVSLQLAGPSSTDVFC
- the LOC107467911 gene encoding RNA pseudouridine synthase 5, encoding MAANPSPPRQFGCPWPEFNDGLIYHDVVPPPDDGLTLIQFYSSKYKSSAPLQGWLQRIKNKQITVDGSVVTDPDAVLRVGSKLVYHRLPWKEPDAPYILEVLYEDDDMIALNKPSGLQVLPGGLFQQRTVLTQLKWEANKQSTVKAHQRLHSVPVHRLGRGTSGLLLCAKTKLAKARLASYFADGTSQIGGKRDTNKEHGKIAKIYRALVSGIVDNDKVIINQPIGIVKYPGVATGLYVASESGKPALSIVNVLERGVQGNNTLVQVQIESGRPHQIRIHLSFIGHPLLGDPLYAVGGQPKCLDCDVIDERFAADGGYERPTKPVPGDCGYYLHAHQLIISHPVTNEVIEIIAPLPSILQTKS